CCGAAGGAGCCGGCATCCGCGCCGTCCGCCGTGCGGACCAGCACGAGGTGCAGCTCGCCGCCGGGGACGTAGAGGCGGCCGTCGGGCGCCTCGGCGGGACGGCCGAGTTCCGACTGCTCGCTGACGCCCTCGAGCGCGCGGTGCCAGAGCACGCGCCCCGTCGCGGCGTCGTGCTTGGTCAGCGTGCCGGCGAACTTGTCGAGGGACACGTAGTCGCCGTCGGCGGTGACGATCAGGTGGTCGGGCTGCCACTGCGGGGCGGGCTTCTCGGCGTCGAAGCGCCGCGGCTCGCCGCGCAGGTCGAGCTTGCGCAGGGTGCGCTCGCCGCCGGCGCTGCGATCGATGAAGACGAAGCCGCCGTCGCGCTCGATGCAGCCGTCGACGGGGGTGGAGAGGGCGGCGGTGATGCTGCTGGTGAACAGGGTGATGCCGTGGCCGTCCACCACGTGGAGGCTCACGCCCCGCTCGTCGGTGACGCAGACGTCGCCGGTCTCGGGATCGACGCTCAGGGCGACGGGGCGGACCTGCCCGGCCGCGCCCACATCCAGCTGCAGGGCGCCCTCGAAATGAAAAGCGATCGTTCCGTTTGCCGCGAGCGGGCAAAGGAAGAGCGTCAGGGCGATGCAGGATGCACGGCGGTTTGTCACGGGGGTGTCACCAGAGTCGGATGTGTGCCGTCGGCACGGGTGTTCTCGAATTCACAGTCAAGTCGCCGCATCGGTGCTTTGCGCGGTCGCTTGTCACGGAAATATCATAGCCTTTCTGTTACCAATTCGTCAAAGGCATTTTGAAGTGAACGATCTCATAATGCGAAAAATCTTCATTTTTGACAACAGATGCCAAAATCGATGATTCCCGGTGACACGACGAGGCCGGCCCCTTGCGGGGGCCGGCCTGTTAAAAAACATACCAGATATCGACGGTCACTTCACAGCGGTCAGCGCTTCTGGCGGATCTTTTCAGTATGACAACCGATGCACAGCTTACCGCCCGCGTCTTCCCGGAGCATCTTCTCGAACTCCGAGCCGTGGGGGTCGTGGCAGCTGGCGCAGACGATCTCGCCGCCGCGGACCGGATCGGTCGTCCCGGCTCCCAACGGGTGGTCGGTGTGCTCCAGCCAGGTATGGCAGCGCAGGCAGGGGTCGGGCCCGGCGGGCGCGCCCGCGGCGGGGGCGGCGAGGTGGGGGTTGTGGCACATCGTGCACTGCCGGCCCTCGGGATCGGGATGGCGCTGGCTGGACGACTTCATCCGGTCGGCCTGCTCGGCGTGGCACCGACCGCAGACGGTGGCCTGGCTGCGCGGCAGCAGACCCGGCACCGGCGAGGCGTGGGGCGTGTGGCACTCCAGGCAGGCCCGTTCGCCCGAGAGCGGGGCGTGGAGGGTCGCGTTCTTGACTTCCTCGGCCAGGCCGGGGTGGCAGCCGAGGCAGAGGCGCTGCTCCGCGCCCGCCTGCACCTTGCCGCCCGCGTCGTGGCACGCCTTGCAGTCCCGCTTGGCGTAGGGCGGGTGGACGTGGCCGTGCGTCAGCCCCGCCTGCGTGGTGGCGTGCGGGTCGTGACAGGCCATGCAATCGGCCGGTTCCAGGTCGAAGCCCAGGTGGGTCCGGGCCAGGGCGGCGCTCTTCAGGTCGTGGCACTTCGCGCAGAGGGCGGGCACCGCCGCGGTCAGCAGGTCCGCCTGCGCCGTGCCGTGGGCGTCGTGGCAGGTGGCGCAGTTCCCGTCGGCGAACGGCTTGTGCTGCCGCGGGAGCGACCGCGCGGCCTGCAGGTCCTGGTGGCAGCTCCAGCACAGGTCCGCCCGCGCCGCGCGCAGCAGCGCCGGCTGGTCCGAGCCGTGGGGGTCGTGGCAGGCGGAGCAGGCGCCGTCGCGGGCCGGCCGGTGGGCCAGATCCGCCCGCGGGAACAGGGAGCCGCTCTCGTGGCACGCGGCGCAGGCCTCGCCGACGCCGCCGGCCTTCAGCAGATGCTCGCCGCGGGCCGCGTGGGCATCGTGGCAGGAGCTGCACTCGCCGGCGTCGAAGGGGGCGTGGGGGTGCCGGCGCGCCTCCGTCAGCCCGTCGTGGCAGCCGGCGCACAGCGCCGTCTGGTCGGTGATCGGAGCTGCGTCCGCGTGGCAGGCGGTGCAGTCGCGGTCGTCGAAGGGCGGGTGCGAGTTCGGCCGGATCAGCGCCGCCTGCGCGGAGTGGTGCGGCGCGTGGCAGCCCGTGCAGTCCAGCCCGGCCAGGTCGCGTCCGAGGTGGGCGCTCTTCAGGGCGGCGTCGCTCTCGTCGTGGCAGCGGAAGCAGAGTTCGGCGGCCGGTGCCGTCAGCATCGCGGGCTGCGCGCCGCCGTGGGGCTGATGGCAGGTCGTGCAGTCGTCCATGATCGGAGGATGGACCGACTTCGCCGCCGCGACGTCGACCACGTCCTCGTGGCAGACCGTGCAGAGCAGGGGCTCGGGCGCGGCCAGCAGGTCGGCGCGGTCGGCGCGGTGGGCGTCGTGGCAGGCCGTGCAGTTGCCGGCGGCGACCGGCGCGTGGGCGTGTCCGCCGGCGCCGGGACCGGTGTCGTGGCACTCGAGGCAGATCGCCGTGGCCGGGCGGCGCAGCATGGCGACCTCGTCCCCGCCGTGGGGCAGGTGGCAGTCGCTGCAGAGCCCGTCCGCGACGGGCGGGTGCAGGCTGCCGCCGGCAGGTCGGGTCGCTTGGTCGGCGTGGCAGGCCAGGCATGTCGCCGCCGGCGCGACCTTCAGCAGGGACGGCTGGTCGGCGCGGTGCGGCGCGTGGCAGGCGAGGCAATCGCCACGCGCGGCCACGTCGTGCGGGTGGGCGGTGACGAGCTCGATCTTGACCTTGAGGTGGCAGCCCAGGCACAGGGTGCCCGCCTTGGCCGTCAGCAGGCCGGCCTCGGTCGAACTGTGGGGGTCGTGGCAGGCGGCGCAGTCCTGCTTGACGAAGGGCGCGTGGTTCGAGACGGCGGCGGCCGCGTCGCCGCCCGTGCCCTCGTGGCAGCCCAGGCACAGTTCGCCCGGGGGCGCCGTCAGCAGCGCGGCGCGCGCGCCGCCGTGGACGTCGTGGCAGGCCGTGCACTCGCCGCCGGCGACGGGCGCGTGGACCAGGTTCTTGCGGAACGACGCGTCGTCGTGGCACTCGAAGCAGAGCCGTCGCAGCTCGGTCTTGATCATGCCGGCGTGCGCGCTGCCGTGGGCGGCGTGGCAGTCCAGGCAGGAGCCGTCGGCGACGGGAGCGTGGGGCGTCGCGGCGTCGGCCCCGGGCCGGTCGTGGCAGGTCAGGCACAGATCGTTGCCCTGGGCGACCAGCGCGGTGCCGCCCCCGGCGTCCTGCACGTGGCAGGCGGCGCAATCGCGGTCCTGGACCGGCGCGTGCTGCACGGCCAGCAGGAGCTTCGGCGCGTCGGAGCTGTGGGGGTCGTGGCAGGACGCGCAGCCTTCGACGCCGAACGTCTCGCCGTGGGCCTGCGCGAGCTTGCGGGCGTCCTTGTGGCAGGACAGGCAGAGCGCGTCGACGGTCGTGTCCAGCAGGTGCGGCTCGGCGCTGCCGTGGGGGCGGTGGCAGGCGGCGCATCCGTCCTTCTTCAAGGGGGCGTGGACGAACGCGCGCGTGAACGCGGCGCCGTCGTGGCAGGTCAGGCAGGCGGCGTTGCCCTTGGCGGGCAGCAGGCCGGGCTGGCCGCTGCCGTGGGGGTCGTGGCAGGCGACGCAGCCGCCGTCGCGCACCGGCGCGTGGACGTGCGGCAGCTCGGATTCGGCCACCTGGGGCGCGTGGCAGCCGGCGCACAGGGCGTTGCCGGACTCCTTCAGGGCCAGGCGTCCCACGACGCCGTGGACCTCGTGGCAGGCTTCGCACTCGGCCTTGGCGAAGGGGGCGTGGGCGTGGGGAGCGCCGGCGGCCTTCTTCTGGTCGGCGTGGCAATCCAGGCAGGTCTTCGAGCGGAACGGTCCC
This region of bacterium genomic DNA includes:
- a CDS encoding cytochrome c3 family protein — translated: MNKRRTSALLALVLLLAVQSPPATLAAGPFRSKTCLDCHADQKKAAGAPHAHAPFAKAECEACHEVHGVVGRLALKESGNALCAGCHAPQVAESELPHVHAPVRDGGCVACHDPHGSGQPGLLPAKGNAACLTCHDGAAFTRAFVHAPLKKDGCAACHRPHGSAEPHLLDTTVDALCLSCHKDARKLAQAHGETFGVEGCASCHDPHSSDAPKLLLAVQHAPVQDRDCAACHVQDAGGGTALVAQGNDLCLTCHDRPGADAATPHAPVADGSCLDCHAAHGSAHAGMIKTELRRLCFECHDDASFRKNLVHAPVAGGECTACHDVHGGARAALLTAPPGELCLGCHEGTGGDAAAAVSNHAPFVKQDCAACHDPHSSTEAGLLTAKAGTLCLGCHLKVKIELVTAHPHDVAARGDCLACHAPHRADQPSLLKVAPAATCLACHADQATRPAGGSLHPPVADGLCSDCHLPHGGDEVAMLRRPATAICLECHDTGPGAGGHAHAPVAAGNCTACHDAHRADRADLLAAPEPLLCTVCHEDVVDVAAAKSVHPPIMDDCTTCHQPHGGAQPAMLTAPAAELCFRCHDESDAALKSAHLGRDLAGLDCTGCHAPHHSAQAALIRPNSHPPFDDRDCTACHADAAPITDQTALCAGCHDGLTEARRHPHAPFDAGECSSCHDAHAARGEHLLKAGGVGEACAACHESGSLFPRADLAHRPARDGACSACHDPHGSDQPALLRAARADLCWSCHQDLQAARSLPRQHKPFADGNCATCHDAHGTAQADLLTAAVPALCAKCHDLKSAALARTHLGFDLEPADCMACHDPHATTQAGLTHGHVHPPYAKRDCKACHDAGGKVQAGAEQRLCLGCHPGLAEEVKNATLHAPLSGERACLECHTPHASPVPGLLPRSQATVCGRCHAEQADRMKSSSQRHPDPEGRQCTMCHNPHLAAPAAGAPAGPDPCLRCHTWLEHTDHPLGAGTTDPVRGGEIVCASCHDPHGSEFEKMLREDAGGKLCIGCHTEKIRQKR